The Pygocentrus nattereri isolate fPygNat1 chromosome 4, fPygNat1.pri, whole genome shotgun sequence genome includes a window with the following:
- the six6b gene encoding homeobox protein SIX6b yields the protein MFQLPILNFSPQQVAGVCETLEESGDIERLGRFLWSLPVAPAACEVLNRNESVLRARAIVAFHTGNFRELYHILENHKFTKESHSKLQALWLESHYQEAEKLRGRPLGPVDKYRVRKKFPLPKTIWDGEQKTHCFKERTRHLLREWYLQDPYPNPSKKRELAEATGLTPTQVGNWFKNRRQRDRAAAAKNRLQQQVLSNGSVPGEEGTVDRLGGASSPEASLSSKAAASAISITSSDSECDI from the exons ATGTTTCAGCTGCCAATCCTAAATTTCAGTCCCCAGCAGGTAGCGGGGGTATGCGAGACGCTGGAGGAGAGCGGGGACATCGAGCGCCTCGGCCGCTTCCTCTGGTCGCTGCCCGTCGCGCCCGCCGCCTGTGAGGTGCTCAACCGCAACGAGTCCGTGCTCCGAGCTCGCGCCATCGTGGCCTTCCACACGGGGAACTTCCGCGAGCTCTACCACATCCTGGAGAACCACAAGTTCACCAAAGAGTCCCACTCCAAACTGCAGGCGCTTTGGCTGGAGTCGCACTACCAGGAGGCCGAGAAGCTCCGAGGTCGCCCGCTCGGGCCGGTGGACAAATATAGGGTGCGCAAGAAGTTTCCGCTGCCCAAAACTATTTGGGACGGAGAACAAAAGACGCACTGCTTCAAAGAAAGGACCAGGCATTTGCTGCGAGAATGGTACCTGCAGGACCCTTACCCGAACCCGAGCAAAAAGAGGGAGCTCGCAGAAGCCACGGGACTTACTCCCACCCAAGTGGGCAACTGGTTTAAAAATCGAAGACAAAGGGACAGAGCAGCGGCCGCTAAAAACAG GTTACAACAGCAGGTGCTGTCCAATGGCTCGGTTCCTGGCGAAGAGGGCACCGTGGACCGGCTGGGCGGCGCGTCGAGCCCAGAAGCCAGCCTGTCGAGCAAAGCTGCTGCTTCGGCCATCTCCATCACATCGAGTGACAGCGAATGTGACATCTAA